One genomic segment of Suricata suricatta isolate VVHF042 chromosome 16, meerkat_22Aug2017_6uvM2_HiC, whole genome shotgun sequence includes these proteins:
- the DPEP1 gene encoding dipeptidase 1 isoform X1 has translation MWIRWWLWPLVAICSADQFRDEAERIMRGTPVIDGHNDLPWKLLNMFNNQLQDEKANLTSLADTHTNIPKLRAGFVGGQFWSAYTPCDTQNKDAVRRTLEQIDVIHRMCQMYPEAFVCVTDSTGIRQAFWEGRVASLVGVEGGHSIDSSLGVLRTLYHLGMRYLTLTHSCNTPWADNWLVDTGEDKAESQGLSSFGQSVVKEMNRLGVIIDLAHVSVATMKATLRLSKAPVLFSHSSAYSLCHHRRNVPDDVLQLVNQTRSLVMVNFYNDYVSCKKEATLSQVADHLDHIKKVAGAGAVGFGGDFDGVSRLPVGLEDVSKYPNLVAELLRRQWTEAEIRGALADNLLRVFEEVEQASDHTQTPEEEPIPKDKLETPCRTMYGYSEAPSLHQQPGPLLASLTTLLLGLCLL, from the exons ATGTGGATCCGCTGGTGGCTCTGGCCCCTGGTGGCCATCTGTTCGGCAGACCAGTTCCGGGATGAGGCTGAGAGAATCATGCGGGGCACACCTGTCATTGATGG GCACAACGACTTGCCCTGGAAGCTGCTGAACATGTTCAACAACCAGCTTCAGGACGAGAAGGCCAATCTGACGAGCCTCGCCGACACACACACCAACATCCCCAAGCTGAGGGCTGGTTTTGTGGGGGGCCAG TTCTGGTCTGCATACACTCCCTGCGACACCCAGAACAAGGACGCTGTGCGGAGGACCCTGGAGCAGATCGATGTCATCCACCGCATGTGCCAGATGTACCCAGAGGCCTTTGTGTGTGTCACTGACAGCACAG GTATCCGGCAGGCCttctgggaggggagggtggccAGCCTCGTCGGCGTGGAGGGTGGCCACTCCATCGACAGCAGCCTGGGCGTCCTGCGGACCCTCTACCACCTGGGCATGCGCTATCTGACCCTCACGCACAGCTGCAATACGCCTTG GGCTGACAACTGGCTGGTGGACACGGGAGAAGACAAGGCTGAGAGCCAAGGCCTGTCATCCTTTGGCCAG AGCGTGGTGAAGGAGATGAACCGCCTGGGGGTCATCATCGACCTGGCCCACGTGTCCGTGGCCACCATGAAGGCCACCCTGCGCCTGTCCAAGGCCCCCGTCCTCTTCAGCCACTCCTCAGCCTACAGCCTGTGCCACCACCGGCGCAACGTGCCCGATGACGTGCTGCAGCTGGTG AACCAGACACGCAGCCTGGTGATGGTTAATTTCTACAACGACTATGTTTCATGCAAAAAGGAGGCCACCCTGTCCCAAGTGGCAG ACCATCTGGACCACATCAAGAAGGTGGCAGGAGCTGGAGCCGTGGGCTTTGGTGGGGACTTTGACGGTGTTTCAAG GCTCCCCGTGGGGCTTGAGGATGTGTCCAAGTACCCCAACCTGGTGGCCGAGCTGCTCAGGAGGCAGTGGACAGAGGCGGAGATCAGGGGCGCCCTGGCCGACAACCTGCTCAGGGTCTTTGAGGAAGTGGAGCAG GCGAGTGATCACACACAGACTCCTGAGGAGGAGCCCATCCCAAAAGACAAGCTGGAGACTCCTTGCAGGACGATGTACGGCTACTCAGAGGCCCCCAGCCTCCATCAGCAGCCAGggcccctgctggcctccctcaCCACCCTCCTCCTTGGCCTATGTCTTCTGTGA
- the DPEP1 gene encoding dipeptidase 1 isoform X2, whose product MWIRWWLWPLVAICSADQFRDEAERIMRGTPVIDGHNDLPWKLLNMFNNQLQDEKANLTSLADTHTNIPKLRAGFVGGQFWSAYTPCDTQNKDAVRRTLEQIDVIHRMCQMYPEAFVCVTDSTGIRQAFWEGRVASLVGVEGGHSIDSSLGVLRTLYHLGMRYLTLTHSCNTPWADNWLVDTGEDKAESQGLSSFGQSVVKEMNRLGVIIDLAHVSVATMKATLRLSKAPVLFSHSSAYSLCHHRRNVPDDVLQLVLCPSPEQNQTRSLVMVNFYNDYVSCKKEATLSQVADHLDHIKKVAGAGAVGFGGDFDGVSRLPVGLEDVSKYPNLVAELLRRQWTEAEIRGALADNLLRVFEEVEQASDHTQTPEEEPIPKDKLETPCRTMYGYSEAPSLHQQPGPLLASLTTLLLGLCLL is encoded by the exons ATGTGGATCCGCTGGTGGCTCTGGCCCCTGGTGGCCATCTGTTCGGCAGACCAGTTCCGGGATGAGGCTGAGAGAATCATGCGGGGCACACCTGTCATTGATGG GCACAACGACTTGCCCTGGAAGCTGCTGAACATGTTCAACAACCAGCTTCAGGACGAGAAGGCCAATCTGACGAGCCTCGCCGACACACACACCAACATCCCCAAGCTGAGGGCTGGTTTTGTGGGGGGCCAG TTCTGGTCTGCATACACTCCCTGCGACACCCAGAACAAGGACGCTGTGCGGAGGACCCTGGAGCAGATCGATGTCATCCACCGCATGTGCCAGATGTACCCAGAGGCCTTTGTGTGTGTCACTGACAGCACAG GTATCCGGCAGGCCttctgggaggggagggtggccAGCCTCGTCGGCGTGGAGGGTGGCCACTCCATCGACAGCAGCCTGGGCGTCCTGCGGACCCTCTACCACCTGGGCATGCGCTATCTGACCCTCACGCACAGCTGCAATACGCCTTG GGCTGACAACTGGCTGGTGGACACGGGAGAAGACAAGGCTGAGAGCCAAGGCCTGTCATCCTTTGGCCAG AGCGTGGTGAAGGAGATGAACCGCCTGGGGGTCATCATCGACCTGGCCCACGTGTCCGTGGCCACCATGAAGGCCACCCTGCGCCTGTCCAAGGCCCCCGTCCTCTTCAGCCACTCCTCAGCCTACAGCCTGTGCCACCACCGGCGCAACGTGCCCGATGACGTGCTGCAGCTGGTG ctctgcccttctcctgagCAGAACCAGACACGCAGCCTGGTGATGGTTAATTTCTACAACGACTATGTTTCATGCAAAAAGGAGGCCACCCTGTCCCAAGTGGCAG ACCATCTGGACCACATCAAGAAGGTGGCAGGAGCTGGAGCCGTGGGCTTTGGTGGGGACTTTGACGGTGTTTCAAG GCTCCCCGTGGGGCTTGAGGATGTGTCCAAGTACCCCAACCTGGTGGCCGAGCTGCTCAGGAGGCAGTGGACAGAGGCGGAGATCAGGGGCGCCCTGGCCGACAACCTGCTCAGGGTCTTTGAGGAAGTGGAGCAG GCGAGTGATCACACACAGACTCCTGAGGAGGAGCCCATCCCAAAAGACAAGCTGGAGACTCCTTGCAGGACGATGTACGGCTACTCAGAGGCCCCCAGCCTCCATCAGCAGCCAGggcccctgctggcctccctcaCCACCCTCCTCCTTGGCCTATGTCTTCTGTGA